A genomic stretch from Bacillus sp. N1-1 includes:
- a CDS encoding ABC transporter ATP-binding protein, translating into MKKDIIELKDIWVSYPEHSDNPLKQLLSKDKKQFWALKGLDFTVKKGEVLGIIGRNGSGKSTLLKLMSGLIEPDQGSYQVEGKRPMLLSLGAGFQPELSGIENIYLNALLLGNRKKKIDENLEAIIEFSELDDFIYKPVRTYSSGMKARLAFSTAIMLDPEILLIDEVLGVGDSAFQKKCKDAILEKIQQDRTVILVTHSSGLVKQICDRVVWIHRGEQKAVGDTKEIVEQYDEFMKAKKK; encoded by the coding sequence TTGAAAAAGGACATCATTGAACTAAAAGATATTTGGGTCTCGTATCCTGAGCATTCTGATAATCCATTGAAGCAATTGCTTAGTAAGGATAAAAAGCAGTTCTGGGCATTAAAAGGCCTTGATTTTACTGTTAAAAAAGGTGAAGTTCTCGGAATTATTGGTCGTAATGGATCAGGAAAAAGTACTCTTTTGAAACTTATGAGCGGTTTAATTGAACCAGATCAGGGGTCTTACCAGGTCGAAGGAAAGCGTCCGATGTTACTTTCTCTTGGAGCGGGGTTTCAGCCTGAACTTTCTGGTATTGAAAATATTTACTTGAATGCCCTTCTACTTGGGAACCGTAAGAAGAAAATTGATGAAAACCTTGAAGCAATTATTGAATTTTCCGAGCTGGATGATTTTATTTATAAGCCTGTTAGAACGTATTCATCTGGAATGAAAGCAAGGCTAGCTTTTTCAACTGCGATTATGCTTGATCCAGAAATTCTGTTAATTGATGAGGTATTAGGTGTTGGAGACTCAGCGTTTCAAAAGAAATGTAAAGATGCGATCCTTGAAAAGATTCAGCAAGATCGTACAGTGATTCTGGTTACACACTCTTCAGGACTAGTGAAACAGATATGTGATCGTGTTGTATGGATTCATCGCGGTGAACAAAAAGCGGTTGGCGATACGAAAGAAATCGTTGAACAGTACGATGAGTTTATGAAGGCGAAGAAAAAATGA
- the wecB gene encoding UDP-N-acetylglucosamine 2-epimerase (non-hydrolyzing): MAPVKVMSVFGTRPEAIKMAPLVNELKKFPQHITPLVAVTAQHREMLDQVLSIFEIEPDYDLNIMKSKQSLADITTRVLNGLDTIMKEEKPDLVLVHGDTTTTFAASLAAFYNQISVGHIEAGLRSYDKWSPFPEEMNRMLTGNLADLHFAPTIQASENLLNEGKTADRIYITGNTAIDALKNTVQEDYDHPLLSKIRGKRMILLTSHRRENHGEPMTRIFQAVKRIVNEHDDVHVVFPVHLNPLIRELADKVLGTHSHVHLIEPLDVIDFHNFASKATLILTDSGGVQEEAPSLGSPVLVLRENTERPEGVSAGTLKLVGTDEEAIYSTASTLLTNEEEYYKMSQAANPYGDGEASNRIVKAILYYFGASTIKPDPFTE, encoded by the coding sequence ATGGCACCTGTTAAAGTAATGAGTGTTTTTGGGACAAGACCTGAAGCAATAAAAATGGCGCCGCTTGTGAATGAGTTAAAGAAATTTCCGCAACATATTACGCCGCTTGTTGCTGTAACAGCCCAGCATCGAGAAATGCTTGATCAAGTATTATCAATCTTTGAGATCGAGCCAGATTACGATTTAAATATTATGAAAAGCAAACAGTCACTTGCTGATATTACTACAAGAGTGCTGAATGGTCTTGATACAATTATGAAGGAAGAAAAGCCTGATCTTGTGCTAGTCCATGGGGATACGACAACAACCTTTGCTGCAAGTCTTGCAGCATTTTATAATCAAATTTCAGTAGGTCATATAGAAGCGGGGCTACGCTCATATGATAAATGGTCTCCTTTTCCTGAAGAAATGAATCGAATGCTAACTGGAAATCTTGCTGATCTGCACTTTGCACCTACCATTCAAGCTTCAGAAAATTTATTAAATGAAGGAAAAACAGCAGATCGTATTTATATAACAGGAAATACAGCGATTGATGCATTGAAAAATACGGTCCAAGAAGACTACGATCATCCTCTATTATCGAAAATTAGGGGGAAACGAATGATTTTACTCACATCTCACCGGCGAGAAAATCATGGTGAACCAATGACACGTATTTTCCAAGCGGTTAAGCGGATTGTTAACGAACATGATGATGTTCATGTGGTTTTTCCTGTTCATTTAAATCCACTAATTAGAGAGCTTGCTGATAAAGTACTTGGCACGCATTCTCATGTTCATTTAATTGAACCTCTTGATGTCATTGATTTTCATAATTTTGCTTCAAAAGCAACGTTGATTTTAACCGATTCTGGTGGTGTTCAAGAAGAAGCGCCTTCACTCGGCTCACCGGTTCTTGTTTTAAGAGAGAATACAGAGAGGCCTGAAGGCGTTTCAGCTGGAACACTTAAGCTTGTTGGGACAGATGAAGAAGCAATCTATTCTACTGCATCAACACTTCTCACAAATGAGGAGGAGTATTATAAAATGTCCCAAGCTGCTAATCCTTATGGAGATGGAGAAGCATCAAATCGAATTGTTAAAGCGATCTTATATTACTTTGGTGCTTCAACTATTAAACCAGACCCGTTTACTGAATAA
- a CDS encoding glycosyltransferase yields MKHILMVLFKDIDYDARVQREAIALAETGYQVTICCLNEFDTDPPFLHNLINIYKLTISTKQAKKGIASGSSRKPTVLAKMVRHPLIKLAKDQYASYEFYKKVKITMGSETIHAIHCHDLNTLDTGKRLKEHFQSKLIYDSHELFNEMTGRNAVDRRFGYALEAKLMKHVDRFITVNPYLIDKFSKRYGKLPPSIYLQNIPLLGLEQERKNAHYFHHLYGIPTDRIILLYQGGFSKNRGIELCVKSMNQLPDHYHLVLLGDGDIKEALMQLVEGEKLTSRVHFHPKVPPSEILSLTKEADIGLVMYENVSENNYYSTPNKIFEYMLMGLPVVSSNHPGKAYLLEEYDFGVAVDENEEAIVKGIEAIQQRSNYYVQKCDEASKVLNWPNESKKLIHLYNELFS; encoded by the coding sequence ATGAAGCATATTCTAATGGTTCTTTTTAAAGACATCGATTACGATGCCAGAGTGCAACGAGAAGCGATTGCTCTTGCAGAGACTGGTTATCAGGTGACGATTTGTTGCCTGAATGAATTTGATACAGATCCTCCCTTTTTGCATAACTTGATCAATATTTATAAGCTCACCATTTCAACAAAGCAAGCAAAGAAAGGGATCGCTAGTGGCTCATCTCGAAAACCAACAGTACTAGCGAAAATGGTTCGGCATCCACTCATTAAACTTGCGAAGGATCAATATGCGAGCTACGAATTTTATAAAAAAGTAAAGATAACGATGGGATCTGAAACCATTCATGCCATTCACTGTCACGATTTAAACACGCTTGATACTGGTAAACGCTTAAAGGAACATTTTCAGAGCAAGTTGATATATGACTCGCATGAACTTTTTAATGAAATGACTGGTCGAAATGCCGTTGATCGTCGTTTTGGTTATGCATTAGAGGCAAAGTTAATGAAGCATGTTGATCGATTTATAACTGTAAATCCCTATTTAATCGATAAATTTAGTAAGCGGTATGGAAAGTTACCACCTTCGATTTATTTGCAGAATATACCGCTACTTGGTCTTGAGCAAGAGCGAAAAAATGCTCATTATTTTCATCATCTTTATGGAATACCAACTGATAGAATCATTCTTTTGTATCAAGGGGGATTCTCAAAGAACAGGGGTATTGAGCTATGTGTTAAATCAATGAATCAATTGCCTGATCACTATCATCTTGTTTTGCTTGGAGATGGTGATATAAAAGAAGCCCTTATGCAATTAGTTGAAGGAGAAAAGCTTACTTCCAGGGTTCATTTTCATCCGAAGGTACCACCTTCAGAAATATTATCTCTAACCAAGGAAGCTGATATTGGGCTCGTGATGTATGAGAATGTGAGTGAAAATAATTACTATTCAACACCGAATAAAATTTTTGAGTATATGTTGATGGGACTTCCGGTAGTATCTTCTAATCATCCAGGGAAAGCTTATCTATTAGAAGAGTATGATTTTGGGGTAGCAGTGGATGAGAATGAAGAGGCGATCGTAAAAGGAATTGAAGCTATTCAGCAAAGAAGTAATTATTATGTTCAAAAATGTGACGAGGCAAGCAAAGTACTAAATTGGCCAAATGAATCAAAAAAGTTAATTCACTTGTACAATGAATTATTTTCTTAA
- a CDS encoding cell wall-binding repeat-containing protein has translation MTFKKKVLTIVAGASLVASSFAGMTYNPEKAEAALSETKKFKLPVTQEIASLAASEQSKQELIIVANEHGGPDLTKELEKLGVKVKKNTNNYLYLAEVPTSKVLQVYRLDSVGMLGANSEIVLDEGAKEDTDLKPKVKNPEDVVKPATEETHSATGVDEFHDKYDGTGVKVGIIDTGVDPGHEAFTQYNKEGEVVSSKIKGVVDTVGEGDVWFQQEVAEDDSITVEEGTYKTEGIDAEDDTYYFGTLNPASYDVDGEGKPLYRDLNGDGTGDANFDVLLVDDQVYIDVDQDKDFTDEKAYGEGDVDNMDLNPDDEVEGANFRIASPSPTYPGHEFPDSTLYPFPVATVFFDGDGHGTHVSGITAANGPANENETGAVAAEGVAPGADLYGLKVFDSAGRTYGWSIANAMYLAAVPEELGGFGTDVVNMSLGSSPDLNDGSGAYAKIIEDMGELFDTIYVTSAGNDGPGVDSVGAPGDGMKALSIGAYINSKMWATEYGYYPYGKNSDGSPVQGEGLWYFSANGPTEDGQQKPDFVAPGSAYASFPLHLGNYEVLQGTSMSSPYVAGAVATLKQAALKDRIPFDYELAREALIQTAVHVDGYNRVEEGAGLIDVPAAYEYIRKHYINEVKEVNVTVYHGEKVSGGPGLYVRNKEVPEEVTVMVENPTDETKNLNISSNSDWFTPSVSSIKLAPGEFKEMTVKYDKSKMEIGVNAGTLLIDDPDTAYAEARSFQTIVLGEDFTSEDRFRLTHEDEVQSSKTKSYFFNVEEGAQEVRFALEALKENDEFQGRVRMLVMNPDGDQVNAFQGYAGYDGLGVEDYVAKSPKSGVWEVAVYGTAGPQDGLEMNKFKLEAFVQDVVASPGRIELGSVMPGSEVSQSVTFENYLSTKRSVEVVGGAFSKPETDKSRETVADGGVYDKTITLKNNISLDVAIGNTNDAGDDLDLYLYRSKDGKTIGDYIAIDADGDSEESFSVKNLPDGEYTIRVDGYSTVGETTDFDFSVTEAKVLEAGEEGAGKIEVTGKSSFDLGVGKKATTDVKITTPEVSGKYTAGIFLKDKATGEVLSIVPVETDGDMVEVVAGDTRFETAIEVSKQMYPEGTTVDTVFIATGFNFPDALSAGPLASAYDAPILLANKDGMLSDEVLNEISRLKAKNVMILGGENAISKKVTTQLANIGVSTADIERLSGNTRYDTNVQIINKLAEKGATSEAVFLATGTNFADALSAASIAGANDMPIVLTDGKTLTEDAKKVMAGKQVYVLGGDAVISDEVVDMADELSLTTKRLAGANRFGTLVEIHKELGTNTDQLFVANGMNFPDALAAAPLVVKDKGSMFLVKSDEIPKEIESYLVKYFTTTDVSGAKVLGGDSAVNKDVKDKFNKWLNK, from the coding sequence AAGGTGCAAAAGAAGATACTGATCTTAAACCAAAAGTTAAAAACCCTGAAGATGTGGTAAAACCTGCAACTGAAGAAACTCATTCGGCAACTGGTGTTGATGAGTTTCACGATAAATATGATGGAACAGGAGTAAAAGTGGGGATTATTGACACAGGTGTCGATCCTGGTCATGAAGCCTTTACTCAATATAATAAAGAAGGCGAAGTTGTTTCTTCTAAAATCAAAGGCGTCGTTGATACAGTTGGAGAAGGAGACGTTTGGTTCCAGCAAGAAGTAGCTGAGGACGACTCTATTACTGTAGAAGAGGGCACATATAAAACAGAAGGTATCGATGCTGAAGACGATACATATTATTTCGGTACGTTGAATCCAGCCTCATATGATGTTGATGGAGAAGGAAAGCCTTTATATAGAGACTTAAATGGAGATGGAACAGGAGATGCTAATTTTGATGTTCTTCTGGTAGACGATCAAGTCTATATTGACGTTGATCAGGATAAAGACTTCACTGATGAAAAGGCGTATGGAGAAGGCGATGTTGATAACATGGACCTTAATCCTGATGATGAAGTAGAAGGTGCTAACTTTAGGATTGCTAGCCCTAGCCCAACGTATCCTGGACATGAATTTCCAGATTCAACTCTTTATCCATTCCCAGTAGCTACAGTTTTCTTTGATGGAGATGGTCACGGAACACATGTATCGGGAATTACAGCAGCAAATGGTCCTGCAAATGAAAATGAAACTGGGGCTGTAGCTGCAGAAGGGGTGGCTCCTGGTGCAGATCTATATGGTTTAAAAGTATTTGATTCTGCTGGCAGAACGTACGGATGGAGTATTGCGAATGCAATGTATCTTGCAGCTGTCCCTGAAGAATTGGGTGGATTTGGTACAGATGTTGTGAACATGAGCCTTGGCTCTTCACCAGATCTCAACGACGGATCAGGTGCATATGCGAAAATTATTGAAGATATGGGTGAGCTATTCGATACGATTTATGTCACTTCTGCTGGTAATGATGGACCTGGTGTGGATTCTGTAGGTGCTCCTGGTGATGGAATGAAAGCTCTTTCGATCGGGGCATATATTAACAGTAAAATGTGGGCAACTGAATATGGTTACTATCCTTATGGAAAGAATTCGGATGGTTCTCCAGTTCAAGGTGAAGGCCTATGGTACTTCTCGGCAAACGGACCAACAGAAGATGGTCAACAAAAACCAGACTTCGTGGCACCGGGATCTGCTTATGCTTCATTCCCATTGCATTTAGGTAATTACGAAGTGCTTCAAGGAACAAGTATGTCCTCTCCATATGTAGCTGGTGCAGTAGCAACATTAAAACAAGCAGCGCTGAAGGATCGTATTCCTTTTGATTATGAACTTGCTCGTGAAGCATTGATTCAAACAGCTGTACATGTTGATGGATATAATCGCGTAGAAGAAGGTGCTGGACTAATCGATGTCCCAGCAGCTTATGAATACATTCGTAAGCATTATATCAATGAAGTGAAGGAAGTAAATGTTACGGTTTACCATGGTGAGAAAGTTTCGGGTGGACCAGGACTTTATGTTCGCAACAAAGAAGTTCCTGAAGAAGTAACGGTCATGGTAGAAAACCCAACGGATGAAACGAAGAACCTAAACATTTCTTCAAATTCTGATTGGTTTACTCCTTCCGTTAGTAGTATTAAGCTTGCGCCTGGTGAGTTTAAAGAAATGACTGTGAAATATGATAAGAGCAAGATGGAGATTGGCGTAAACGCTGGTACACTATTAATCGATGATCCAGATACGGCTTATGCAGAAGCTCGTTCATTCCAGACAATCGTACTTGGAGAAGACTTTACGTCTGAAGATCGATTCCGCTTAACCCATGAAGATGAAGTTCAGTCTTCAAAAACAAAGAGTTACTTCTTTAATGTAGAAGAAGGAGCGCAAGAAGTACGATTTGCACTGGAAGCTCTTAAAGAAAACGATGAGTTCCAGGGACGTGTGCGCATGCTTGTTATGAATCCTGATGGAGATCAGGTTAACGCATTTCAAGGGTATGCGGGTTATGATGGTCTTGGAGTAGAAGATTATGTTGCTAAAAGTCCTAAATCAGGTGTTTGGGAAGTAGCTGTTTATGGAACAGCTGGTCCACAAGATGGTTTGGAAATGAACAAGTTTAAGCTAGAAGCATTCGTCCAGGATGTTGTTGCTAGCCCCGGTAGAATTGAACTTGGTAGCGTAATGCCTGGTAGTGAAGTATCTCAATCTGTTACGTTTGAAAACTACTTATCTACGAAACGTTCAGTAGAAGTAGTAGGCGGTGCATTTAGTAAGCCGGAAACGGATAAATCTAGAGAAACTGTTGCTGATGGCGGTGTCTACGATAAAACGATTACCCTTAAAAATAACATTTCTCTTGATGTAGCAATTGGCAATACGAACGATGCTGGTGATGACCTTGATCTTTATCTCTATCGTTCAAAAGATGGTAAAACAATTGGAGATTATATTGCCATTGATGCGGACGGTGATTCTGAAGAATCATTCTCTGTGAAAAACCTTCCAGATGGTGAATACACCATTCGCGTCGACGGTTATTCAACGGTTGGAGAAACGACAGATTTTGATTTCTCTGTTACAGAAGCGAAAGTACTTGAGGCTGGAGAAGAAGGCGCTGGTAAAATTGAAGTAACTGGTAAATCCAGCTTTGATTTAGGAGTAGGTAAGAAAGCAACAACTGATGTGAAAATCACGACACCAGAAGTTAGCGGTAAGTATACAGCTGGAATTTTCTTGAAAGATAAAGCGACAGGTGAAGTGCTTTCGATCGTGCCGGTTGAAACTGATGGCGATATGGTAGAAGTGGTAGCTGGGGACACTCGTTTTGAAACGGCAATCGAAGTATCAAAACAGATGTATCCTGAAGGAACAACCGTGGATACGGTGTTTATCGCAACTGGTTTTAACTTCCCAGATGCACTATCTGCTGGTCCGTTAGCAAGTGCATACGATGCCCCAATTTTGCTTGCTAATAAAGACGGTATGCTTTCTGATGAGGTTCTAAACGAGATTTCTCGCCTTAAAGCTAAGAATGTGATGATTCTTGGTGGTGAAAATGCAATCTCGAAGAAAGTAACTACGCAGCTTGCGAACATAGGCGTAAGTACAGCTGATATTGAACGACTTAGCGGAAATACTCGTTATGATACGAACGTTCAGATTATTAATAAACTAGCTGAAAAAGGTGCGACAAGCGAAGCTGTCTTCCTTGCGACAGGAACAAACTTCGCAGATGCCTTGAGTGCTGCATCTATCGCAGGTGCAAATGATATGCCAATTGTCTTGACGGATGGCAAAACGCTTACGGAAGATGCGAAAAAGGTAATGGCTGGAAAGCAAGTTTACGTGCTAGGTGGAGATGCGGTCATCTCTGATGAGGTTGTTGATATGGCTGATGAGTTATCGCTTACAACAAAACGCCTTGCTGGAGCAAACCGATTCGGTACCCTTGTAGAAATTCATAAAGAACTTGGGACAAATACAGATCAACTGTTTGTTGCTAACGGCATGAACTTCCCAGATGCCCTTGCAGCTGCACCACTTGTTGTGAAAGATAAAGGTAGCATGTTCCTTGTGAAGAGCGATGAAATCCCGAAAGAGATTGAATCTTATCTTGTTAAGTACTTTACAACAACAGATGTATCAGGAGCGAAAGTTCTTGGTGGTGACAGTGCTGTAAACAAAGATGTGAAAGATAAATTTAACAAATGGTTAAATAAGTAA
- a CDS encoding cell wall-binding repeat-containing protein, with protein sequence MKKSLLVSFFILMVVMIHSPSFASAEKYIVIDPGHGGKFTGTSGYSGAETGFYEKVGTLEIGLKLKEKLEGTDIKVFMTRQTDRDFANDSKEDLIERMKVANGYVKGNNDNSLFISIHHNAYPFSTLVKGYETYYYSKAAAWDEEYPPDPMQVNFESESRRLASIVHPQVLNKTGLLDKGIQNDQAFFVIRNAQMPSVLVELGYMSNPSEESLIKTSRFQNDAAEALAQAAINFFKVFEVKDSSGKEIKQFTSRDDAITFAKTLNNVTVFDKDKQETIYDSTKVNYDVYIKGNSKAVSFTELSDAINYAKDRKNTKVIDKKKGTVEWSNYLTRPYQIRSKDGSSKGSYFEKSQAISAAKAMKDVKVVNRSSADTLWTNISGEQVTKTLNVKALAGSDRFETAVKISKEIYPEGFKDNKNEKTVVLTNGLGYADALSVGPLAAQLGNAPILLTRGSSLDPFAEQEIKRLGANKVLLIGGKSAISTTVEKQVKGLGVTAERLGGANRYETNLMINERLDHVEGVFVANGLNYADALASSPIASASDWAILLTDKKELSAEALSYVKGQDTAILGGEAVISSNLEEQLKNSNGSNVKRLAGETRYETLAAILNEYSDEMVSDTVLLSIGQDFPDALVSSSLAVQTGAPLILVHDTLNSSVQDVLFEYGMENRVTTLFTVGGKVQEKPKSQVANRLY encoded by the coding sequence ATGAAAAAGAGTTTACTTGTTAGTTTTTTTATTTTAATGGTCGTGATGATACACAGTCCGTCTTTTGCTTCAGCTGAAAAATACATAGTGATTGATCCAGGGCATGGAGGCAAGTTTACTGGAACCTCGGGTTATTCTGGAGCAGAAACCGGCTTTTATGAAAAAGTTGGAACGCTTGAAATCGGTTTAAAGCTAAAGGAAAAGTTAGAAGGAACGGATATTAAAGTTTTTATGACAAGACAAACGGATCGAGATTTTGCGAATGATTCAAAAGAGGATCTTATTGAAAGAATGAAGGTTGCAAACGGATACGTGAAGGGGAATAATGACAATTCACTTTTTATTTCCATTCATCATAATGCGTACCCTTTTAGCACGCTCGTTAAGGGATATGAAACTTATTATTATAGTAAAGCCGCGGCGTGGGATGAAGAATATCCGCCAGATCCAATGCAGGTTAATTTTGAATCAGAAAGCCGCCGACTTGCTAGCATCGTTCATCCGCAGGTGCTGAATAAAACTGGATTGCTCGATAAGGGAATTCAAAATGATCAGGCTTTCTTTGTCATTCGAAATGCACAGATGCCGTCTGTGCTCGTGGAGCTTGGTTATATGTCTAATCCCTCAGAAGAAAGCTTAATTAAAACAAGTCGTTTCCAAAACGATGCCGCAGAAGCGCTTGCGCAAGCTGCTATTAACTTCTTTAAAGTGTTTGAAGTGAAGGATAGTAGTGGGAAAGAAATTAAGCAATTCACTTCACGAGATGATGCGATTACATTCGCAAAAACCCTTAACAACGTGACGGTATTTGATAAAGATAAGCAGGAAACGATCTATGACTCTACTAAAGTAAACTATGATGTTTATATTAAAGGAAATAGTAAAGCTGTTTCTTTTACAGAGCTTTCGGATGCGATCAATTATGCAAAAGATCGTAAAAATACAAAAGTCATTGATAAGAAGAAAGGCACAGTTGAGTGGTCGAATTATTTAACGCGTCCTTATCAAATTCGGAGTAAAGATGGCTCAAGTAAAGGGAGTTACTTCGAAAAAAGCCAGGCTATTTCAGCGGCTAAAGCTATGAAGGATGTAAAAGTTGTAAATCGATCGTCTGCTGATACGCTTTGGACAAATATTTCTGGAGAACAAGTGACAAAGACGCTTAACGTGAAAGCTCTTGCTGGAAGCGATCGATTTGAAACAGCCGTTAAGATTTCAAAAGAAATTTATCCTGAAGGTTTTAAAGATAATAAAAATGAAAAAACAGTTGTACTTACAAATGGATTAGGTTATGCAGATGCTCTATCTGTAGGTCCTCTTGCTGCGCAGCTAGGAAATGCGCCCATTCTTTTAACTAGAGGCTCTTCACTTGATCCTTTTGCTGAGCAAGAAATCAAGCGATTAGGTGCTAACAAAGTCTTATTGATTGGTGGAAAGAGTGCCATTTCTACAACGGTTGAAAAGCAAGTCAAGGGATTAGGGGTAACAGCAGAAAGACTGGGTGGAGCCAATCGATATGAAACAAACTTAATGATTAACGAAAGACTTGATCATGTTGAGGGAGTGTTTGTAGCGAACGGCTTAAATTATGCAGATGCGCTAGCAAGCTCGCCAATCGCTTCAGCATCCGATTGGGCGATACTCCTAACCGATAAGAAAGAATTATCAGCGGAAGCTCTTTCGTATGTAAAAGGACAAGATACAGCGATACTCGGTGGAGAAGCGGTTATTTCTTCAAATCTAGAAGAGCAGCTGAAAAATTCAAATGGTTCTAATGTGAAGCGTTTGGCTGGGGAGACACGATATGAAACGCTTGCTGCTATTTTAAATGAATACAGCGACGAAATGGTATCAGATACTGTGCTTCTGTCCATTGGTCAGGATTTTCCTGATGCTCTCGTTTCTTCCTCATTAGCCGTTCAAACTGGTGCACCGCTAATTCTCGTACATGATACATTGAACTCATCCGTGCAGGACGTTCTTTTTGAATATGGTATGGAAAACCGTGTAACCACCTTGTTCACAGTGGGTGGAAAAGTTCAGGAAAAACCGAAAAGTCAGGTAGCTAACAGATTATATTAG
- a CDS encoding ABC transporter permease: MFKKLLNDWRNNKDLLYHLTVSELKSNTARTYLGTLWWIVDPILYMAIYYFLVGIVLDRGGDDYAVYLFTGLIPLKWATACMVDATTAISSKARILQQVYVPKLTFILVRLGVNTFKFLVSSVIMVLFLYFSGVDLTVNALNFFILIILNLLLLLPIMIIMAHIGVYLKDIKNMMQYISRTLLYLSPVLFRMESVPANIRDLLYLNPFTNFLVSYRNIFLYQGQPLWDNLLIILALSLVLLFIGLRILNKYDKQYAKVI; encoded by the coding sequence ATGTTTAAAAAATTACTCAACGATTGGCGAAATAACAAAGATTTGCTTTACCACCTAACCGTATCCGAACTGAAATCGAATACTGCTAGAACGTACCTCGGAACATTATGGTGGATTGTCGATCCGATCCTGTATATGGCGATTTATTATTTTCTAGTAGGAATCGTTTTAGATCGTGGCGGAGACGACTACGCTGTTTATCTGTTTACAGGCCTGATCCCGTTAAAATGGGCAACTGCTTGTATGGTTGATGCCACTACGGCTATTTCATCAAAAGCTCGTATTCTTCAACAGGTTTATGTGCCAAAGCTTACTTTTATTCTGGTGAGGCTTGGTGTGAATACATTTAAGTTTCTTGTAAGTTCAGTCATTATGGTTTTATTCCTCTACTTTAGTGGTGTTGACTTAACCGTAAATGCATTGAATTTCTTTATTTTAATCATACTTAACCTTCTTCTATTGCTCCCAATCATGATCATCATGGCTCATATTGGCGTGTACTTAAAAGATATTAAAAACATGATGCAATACATTTCACGGACATTGCTTTATCTGTCACCAGTGCTTTTCCGAATGGAATCGGTACCTGCAAACATTAGAGATCTTCTTTACCTTAATCCTTTCACTAACTTTCTCGTTTCGTACCGTAACATCTTTCTTTATCAAGGACAGCCACTATGGGATAACCTCTTGATTATATTAGCGCTCTCACTAGTCCTGTTGTTTATTGGACTACGCATTTTGAACAAATACGACAAACAATATGCTAAGGTGATTTAA